One Elusimicrobiota bacterium genomic window, TGGCCCGGCGCGGGCGTACGGAAAAATAGTTCAGTTGAAACTTTTAGGCTAATAGAGCTCTTCCGAAGTCGTTGTGCGGAGAAAATATTCGGGTTGGCGCGAAGTTGTATGCCGCAAGCACAGAAGATTCGGACCATGTGGAGGGAACTATATGAAGAACATTCTTATGACTATGGCGATAATGCTGGCGTCGGGTACTGGGTTTGCGGGAGACTTCGACCTGCAAACCGTGACCGCCCGGGATGTGAAAGTATCGGGGGACGCCAATTTACTCCGCGTCGCCATGGCCGGCGCGGACGATCGCCTGGAACCCGGCGATGCTACCGCGGTACAAAGGAAATTAGCCGAGTCCACTGTGGCGATGTTCAAGCCGGGTGAGTTGACAATACGGGATGACGGCAGCGCTTACATAACGCGCCCGACCATGCTTAAAAACAGGATGTTCCTGTACTCCGACCGCCCGGAACGCTTTTCGGATCAAGTGGCGAACGCCGCGGGCTCAGGCGCGCTGGTGGGGGACGATCTTATTCTGACCGCCGGACATATGTTCCCCCCGGTTACCGGAACATCCTGTGAGAGCTGGATGTATGTTTTTGGTTACGCGCTGAAAGGCGATGGAAAAGTCGTTACGGATTTTCCCGCGGATAACGTTTACAGATGCGCGGAAGTGATCGCGCAAAGACTGCAATACGGCAGAGCTAATTTTTTCCGTTTTTACGAACATGTCACAGAATACGATCTCGTTTTTAACGACGAAGGCCTTGTGGACGGACCGGATTATGCCCTTATCCGGCTGACCAGAAAAGTTAAAGGCCGCGTACCGCTGGCAATAAGCCGGACTCCGGCAAAGACGGGGGATAGGGTGTTTATGATCGGCTACCCGAGCTGCCTGCCCGTCAAAGTGATAGGCAACGGCTCGGTGGTAAGTATTTCCACCCTCGGTTTTATGACCAGCGATCTGGACAGTTTTTCCGGCTCATCGGGCTCCCCGGTATTTGATACGGCAACCTTGAAAATCGCCGGGGTGCATGTCAGGGGCAACCCGGACTATAAAGACGGCCATTTCGTGAGAGACAGCCAGGCGGCGGCATGGAGCCAGGAGACGCTTACCCCGGAATTCCAGAAATTGATCCCCGTCACTGAAATGGAAAAAGCGATAGACGCTAAGCTTAACGGAACTTATTATACGCCGCGACCCGGGACCGGAGGTATGGCGGTCCCCGCCGTTTATTATCCGCCTCCGGCTTCAATAGAAGGTCCTTCGCGGGAAATTTAAAACAGGGGGTCGTAATATCTGTTTTTAAATTAAATTCGGTATTGCGCCTCCGGAACCCCTTTGGGGCTTCCCTATCGGCCCAGAGGATTTTGGGCCTTTAGCCTCTAGGCCGCTCTGAAGCGCAATTGTTACGATATGGATAATACCGGGGGACAAAATATATGAAAAAGACCTTTCTGGCGTCGGCAATGTTCCTGTATATGGTTTCCGGCGGATCCGCCGGCGGCTTTGATCTCGATTCGGTTTCCCTTTCAGACTTGCAGGGCTCGGATAACGGCGCTGTATCCATCGTTCCATTTAAGGCAATTCCGCCGCCTTCTAAAAACACGGCAAGCGCGGAAGTGTTAAAAAAGTACGAACAGATCGCTGATGCTTCCCCCGGAACAAAGCCGCGCCTTGAAGAAAATGAGCTTTTGTCGCTTTTCAGGGCCGCCGTGACCAATAAGGTCGCGCGCCTTTCCGCGCTGGGAAAATATGACCCTTCAGGCGTAATAGGTTTTTGCTTCGGGCGTGCGATGACGGTGCATCTTCTTGCCAGGAAAATGGGAGTGCCGAACGATTCCATAAAAAAACTTTTCCTGGTCGGGGATATGCGCTCGGGCGCCGAGCCCGAGTGGCGGTTCCATGTTACTACCCTTGTGAAAGGCCCCCGGAACGGCTGGGTCGCGGTCGATCCCATATTCGAGAAACCGCTTCCCATGCTTGATTGGATCAAAAGGGTCAGGGGCACCTGGGACAAGAACGGAAAAGCGAAACTTTACTTCGCCGATCCTTCGGCCATACTGTCTGACTTGAGAATAGTCCCTTCGCCCGGCGAAGAAAAACAGGAACACCTCATAGAGGTTTCGTTCGACCCGGCGGGCAAGGCGGGGTTTGTGGCGAAACCGGAACTTGGCCCGCTGGCCTGGTCGCTTTCAGAGGATGCCGAAGTCGCTTATTTTGCGCAGGTTTTAAGGGATACGCCCACAGTATTCGATTTTCTGGGCATCACGATCAACGGAAAGACTATTCCTTACAATAACTATTTTGTGGACCTATTGGCCGATCTGTCGGCGCCGGGCGTGAAATTAGCCGGAACTGAAAGCCTTGCCCTAGAAGCTTTATCGGCCCCGGATACGCCGGGCGATAAGGAAAATCTTTACAGCATGAAATTAGAAACCCTTTTAGGGAAAGGCAGATAGCCTATGAACCTTCTTAAACAAAAAGAACGGGTCGGGTTCTATGATGAATGGGAGAGCCGCGGCGTTGAAGAGAGGGCCGCGCGTATCTCCGGGCTTCTTGATGATCATATTTCATTTTCAAAGAGGAGTCTTCCCTACTACAGGGAGAGGCTTGCTTCTTACAAGAGGGGGGCTGAACATCCGCTTTCAGATATCCCGGTGCTTACCTCCGCCCAGCTCAGGGAGCTCCTGCCGCCGAAAAGCCTGGAACTGTTGACCGTCAGCGGCAATGATTTCACGGTTTTTCAGAGCGGCGGGACCACGGGCCTTCCTAAGACCACTCTTTTCACCCATAAAGAACTGGACATGCTCGATCTTCCGAACGCGAGAGGGTTTTATGCCCTTGGCCTCAACGCCGATGACCGGGTGGCGAATTTATTCGCCGTCGGCGGGCTGTATATGACGTTCGTGCACACGAACAGGATGCTGCAGCAGTTCGGATGCATGAACTTCCCGTTTTCGAACCAGACCCCCTCCGATTTCGTGCACACGGTTGCAAAGCAATTCAGAATAAACTGTTTCACCGGCATAGCGAGCGTCATCATGAATTGCTTAAGGGAGATGTCCGCCGCCGGGTGCGACGATATCGGGATCGACAAGATCTTTTACGGCGGCGAGCATTTATATGAAACCGATAAAAAGGAGCTCAGGGAGAAGTTCGGCGTGAAACTTATCGCGGCTCCGGGCTACGGCACGGTGGATTCCTGGTATCTCGGCTATCAATGCCTGGATTGTCCCACGGGATATTTTCACGCGCATGACGACCAGGTATACCTTGAGATCATAGACAAGGAAACGGGAAAGTATTGCGCCGCCGGCGAGACCGGTATGCTGTACGCGACCCCTTATACGAGGCGTCTTACGCCCATAATAAAATATGAGGTCGGCGACCTCGCTTTTTGGACGGGGACCGGCTGTAAATGCGGAAGGACGACGCCGGTCTTCAAATTGCTGGGCCGCGGGGACGATGTGCTCAGGATCGGCTATGATTCCATCGATTACAACTTTATACAGGAAATCGTGGCGGCGACCGGCAAACTTCTCGGCACCGTACAAATGAGAAAAAACAGGGTCCGGGGCCGGGATCAGCTGGTCGTGCTGGTT contains:
- a CDS encoding AMP-binding protein, with protein sequence MNLLKQKERVGFYDEWESRGVEERAARISGLLDDHISFSKRSLPYYRERLASYKRGAEHPLSDIPVLTSAQLRELLPPKSLELLTVSGNDFTVFQSGGTTGLPKTTLFTHKELDMLDLPNARGFYALGLNADDRVANLFAVGGLYMTFVHTNRMLQQFGCMNFPFSNQTPSDFVHTVAKQFRINCFTGIASVIMNCLREMSAAGCDDIGIDKIFYGGEHLYETDKKELREKFGVKLIAAPGYGTVDSWYLGYQCLDCPTGYFHAHDDQVYLEIIDKETGKYCAAGETGMLYATPYTRRLTPIIKYEVGDLAFWTGTGCKCGRTTPVFKLLGRGDDVLRIGYDSIDYNFIQEIVAATGKLLGTVQMRKNRVRGRDQLVVLVETEVPPSEYGGLAHKLSQAILEKRPSLREFVKKGAVLPLEITLLKPGSIERNPKTGKLVRVKDVI
- a CDS encoding serine protease, translated to MKNILMTMAIMLASGTGFAGDFDLQTVTARDVKVSGDANLLRVAMAGADDRLEPGDATAVQRKLAESTVAMFKPGELTIRDDGSAYITRPTMLKNRMFLYSDRPERFSDQVANAAGSGALVGDDLILTAGHMFPPVTGTSCESWMYVFGYALKGDGKVVTDFPADNVYRCAEVIAQRLQYGRANFFRFYEHVTEYDLVFNDEGLVDGPDYALIRLTRKVKGRVPLAISRTPAKTGDRVFMIGYPSCLPVKVIGNGSVVSISTLGFMTSDLDSFSGSSGSPVFDTATLKIAGVHVRGNPDYKDGHFVRDSQAAAWSQETLTPEFQKLIPVTEMEKAIDAKLNGTYYTPRPGTGGMAVPAVYYPPPASIEGPSREI